A region of Rhodamnia argentea isolate NSW1041297 chromosome 9, ASM2092103v1, whole genome shotgun sequence DNA encodes the following proteins:
- the LOC115744410 gene encoding auxin-responsive protein SAUR36-like, producing the protein MIMGDNKTRGLSLKKRLFRVSKCITGRTRGYSRLSASPPGPCAINPMSKLLSWCRCLTSKRTKSLCSSKPWSGDAVVGQDPVGERPTGTMKVPKGHLAVYVGQRSGELRRVLVPAVYFNHPLFGDLLREAEEEFGFSHRGGGITIPCEVSEFERVKSRVATATGYCGRRRSTWKKHLLRKI; encoded by the coding sequence ATGATCATGGGGGATAACAAGACGAGAGGCCTCAGCCTCAAGAAGCGCCTCTTCCGGGTCTCCAAGTGCATCACCGGCCGGACCCGAGGTTACTCCCGCCTCAGCGCATCCCCGCCAGGGCCATGCGCGATCAATCCCATGTCGAAGCTCCTCTCCTGGTGCCGCTGCCTGACAAGCAAGAGGACCAAGTCTTTATGCTCTAGCAAACCCTGGTCGGGCGACGCGGTCGTTGGTCAAGACCCGGTCGGGGAAAGACCCACGGGGACAATGAAGGTGCCTAAGGGCCACTTGGCTGTGTACGTGGGTCAAAGAAGCGGCGAGCTTCGCCGAGTTCTAGTGCCGGCGGTTTACTTCAATCACCCGCTGTTCGGGGACTTGTTGAGAGAAGCCGAGGAGGAGTTCGGGTTTAGCCACCGAGGAGGAGGGATCACTATCCCTTGCGAGGTTTCGGAGTTCGAGAGGGTGAAGAGCCGCGTCGCCACCGCCACCGGTTACTGTGGCCGGAGGAGGAGCACTTGGAAGAAGCACCTATTGAGGAAGATTTAG
- the LOC115744389 gene encoding Golgi SNAP receptor complex member 1-2 isoform X2 yields the protein MVGDSSLELQESGWEELRKEARTIEGDLDVKLSSYAKLGARFSQGDTGSPPIGSSRSGKSMEMEIQSLLEKLLDTNEAMSRCAASATPTTSVTQKLARHRDILHEFTQEFRRIKGNIISMREHAELLSSVRDDISEYKASGSMSPRVQLLRERAAIHGSISHIDDVISQAQTTRAALGSQRSLFGDVQGKVKVLSDKFPVIRGLLGSIRRRRSRDTLILSAVIAACTLFLIIYWLSK from the exons ATGGTGGGCGATTCGAGCCTGGAGTTGCAGGAGTCTGGCTGGGAGGAGCTGAGGAAGGAGGCGAGGACGATCGAGGGCGATCTCGATGTCAAGCTCTCTTCCTATGCTAAGCTCGGGGCTAGGTTCTCGCAAGGAG ACACCGGGTCACCACCTATTGGGTCCAGCAGATCAGGGAAGTCAATGGAAATGGAGATCCAGTCGTTGCTCGAGAAACTATTAGACACAAATGAGGCTATGAGTAGATGCGCTGCATCTGCTACTCCCACTACCTCAGTAACTCAGAAGTTGGCAAGACATAGAGACATCCTTCATGAGTTTACCCAG GAGTTCAGACGAATCAAGGGAAACATCATCTCAATGAGGGAACATGCAGAACTTCTCAGTTCTGTCAGGGATGACATTAGTGAGTATAAG GCTTCTGGGAGTATGTCACCAAGAGTGCAGTTACTAAGAGAAAGAGCTGCAATTCATGGAAGCATATCCCAT ATAGATGATGTGATTAGCCAAGCTCAAACAACAAGAGCAGCTCTAGGCTCTCAGAGGTCCCTCTTTGGGGATGTTCAAGGGAAAGTGAAGGTCTTAAGCGACAAGTTCCCTGTAATTCGTGGCCTCCTAG GCTCAATAAGAAGGCGGCGATCGAGAGACACTCTTATTCTCTCTGCCGTTATTGCTGCCTGTACATTGTTCCTTATAATCTATTGGCTCTCAAAATAG
- the LOC115744389 gene encoding Golgi SNAP receptor complex member 1-2 isoform X1 has product MVGDSSLELQESGWEELRKEARTIEGDLDVKLSSYAKLGARFSQGGYVDTGSPPIGSSRSGKSMEMEIQSLLEKLLDTNEAMSRCAASATPTTSVTQKLARHRDILHEFTQEFRRIKGNIISMREHAELLSSVRDDISEYKASGSMSPRVQLLRERAAIHGSISHIDDVISQAQTTRAALGSQRSLFGDVQGKVKVLSDKFPVIRGLLGSIRRRRSRDTLILSAVIAACTLFLIIYWLSK; this is encoded by the exons ATGGTGGGCGATTCGAGCCTGGAGTTGCAGGAGTCTGGCTGGGAGGAGCTGAGGAAGGAGGCGAGGACGATCGAGGGCGATCTCGATGTCAAGCTCTCTTCCTATGCTAAGCTCGGGGCTAGGTTCTCGCAAGGAG GTTATGTAGACACCGGGTCACCACCTATTGGGTCCAGCAGATCAGGGAAGTCAATGGAAATGGAGATCCAGTCGTTGCTCGAGAAACTATTAGACACAAATGAGGCTATGAGTAGATGCGCTGCATCTGCTACTCCCACTACCTCAGTAACTCAGAAGTTGGCAAGACATAGAGACATCCTTCATGAGTTTACCCAG GAGTTCAGACGAATCAAGGGAAACATCATCTCAATGAGGGAACATGCAGAACTTCTCAGTTCTGTCAGGGATGACATTAGTGAGTATAAG GCTTCTGGGAGTATGTCACCAAGAGTGCAGTTACTAAGAGAAAGAGCTGCAATTCATGGAAGCATATCCCAT ATAGATGATGTGATTAGCCAAGCTCAAACAACAAGAGCAGCTCTAGGCTCTCAGAGGTCCCTCTTTGGGGATGTTCAAGGGAAAGTGAAGGTCTTAAGCGACAAGTTCCCTGTAATTCGTGGCCTCCTAG GCTCAATAAGAAGGCGGCGATCGAGAGACACTCTTATTCTCTCTGCCGTTATTGCTGCCTGTACATTGTTCCTTATAATCTATTGGCTCTCAAAATAG